One Clupea harengus chromosome 12, Ch_v2.0.2, whole genome shotgun sequence DNA segment encodes these proteins:
- the oacyl gene encoding O-acyltransferase like protein, whose protein sequence is MSNIERLRYWEKGETSDKMLLVWREVTTCFLFLSIAEALNVSHRCMQDTQTFLLELSKDKPAKYAALMYDAFGKLGSDVEGGNVNRPGSVHECLSVSAPHFRGQYCQVYLKQEEVQYFVGICVPDSCAETEVQTLVVYDMLQSGGESLIPPVPSLLLSNPTLGIFMTQCLSAITPVDPSAVICLCVCAVLLAGPLLASLYVALLRWRRQREVTPSPHTPLNSDPSHYGSVLSNGSPASQADMDTPENITADIDDRTSEDSSPKSKSTHPNTHTGCFLSCLQTLSLQGSSAGVLSTGCSGSTGSYSSLNGIRILSLLWIISGHNVQLSAWNNLDNDKRWKESVERNPLYVFAFSGPVYLAVDTFLLLGVQPLHLFIVCLAIGLFSVVQRGAFWFIADDEIRNCKKYWWSNLLLVNNLFTITDICAPWTWYLSIDFQFYVTTPILILIYRWNKRVLVAVAIILMVVSSFLLTPGVVHFLFLTAIHRSYESYFQYYYNKPYTRYGPYLIGILVGIYMTTKTGQFVRHRWQAVLGWFSSLSVMGAVVGLAYSLREVPPSPSLPHALYQGLHRSLWALAVAWIILACEEGYGGFVDRILSMTVWIPLSNISFACYLIHPMLIILYNGKQETAIHYTDLNFVSASHLPS, encoded by the exons ATGAGCAACATCGAGCGGCTACGTTACTGGG AAAAAGGTGAGACTTCGGACAAGATGCTGCTTGTCTGGCGTGAGGTGACCACCTGCTTCCTGTTCCTCTCCATCGCTGAAGCTTTGAACGTCTCCCACAGGTGCATGCAGGACACCCAGACGTTCCTTCTGGAGCTGAGCAAAGACAAACCAGCAAAGTATGCAGCTCTCA TGTATGATGCATTTGGGAAGCTGGGCAGTGATGTGGAGGGCGGTAACGTGAACCGACCCGGCTCTGTACATGAGTGCCTCTCTGTGAGCGCACCCCACTTCAGAGGACAGTACTGCCAGGTGTACCTGAAACAG GAGGAAGTCCAGTATTTTGTGGGGATTTGTGTTCCTGACTCGTGTGCAGAGACAGAGGTGCAGACACTGGTCGTTTATG atATGTTACAATCGGGAGGGGAGTCACTTATACCTCCAGTgccctctctgcttctgtccAACCCCACGCTGGGCATCTTCATGACCCAGTGCCTTAGTGCCATCACTCCAGTCGACCCCTCTGCTGTCATCTGCCT gtgtgtgtgtgctgtgttgctgGCGGGGCCCCTGCTGGCCAGCCTTTATGTGGCCCTTCTCAGGTGGAGGCGCCAGAGAGAGGTCAcccccagcccacacacacccctgaactCTGACCCCAGTCACTATGGCAGTGTGCTCTCCAACGGCTCTCCAGCCAGTCAAGCAGACATGGACACCCCTGAAAACATCACTGCAGACATAGACGACAGAACCAGCGAGGACAGCAGCCCAAAGAGCAAGTCTACACACCCCAACACCCACACAG GCTGCTTCCTGTCCTGCCTGCAGACCCTCTCCCTGCAGGGCAGCAGTGCAGGAGTGCTGAGCACCGGATGCTCAGGCAGTACCGGCAGCTACTCCTCCCTCAACGGCATCCGCATCCTCAGCCTGCTCTGGATCATCTCAGGCCACAACGTCCAGCTCAGCGCCTGGAACAACCTGG ATAACGATAAGCGATGGAAAGAGAGTGTGGAGAGGAACCCTCTCTACGTGTTTGCATTCAGTGGTCCTGTATATCTGGCGGTGGACACCTTCCTGCTCCTGGG AGTTCAGCCTCTCCACCTCTTCATCGTGTGCCTGGCTATTGGTCTGTTCTCTGTGGTCCAGCGAGGGGCGTTTTGGTTCATCGCTGACGATGAGATTCGGAACTGTAAGAAATACTGGTGGTCCAACCTGCTGCtagtgaacaatctgttcaccATCACTGACATA TGTGCACCATGGACCTGGTACCTGTCCATCGACTTCCAGTTCTATGTCACCACCCCTATACTCATATTGATATACAGATG GAACAAGAGGGTGCTTGTAGCCGTGGCGATCATTCTTATGGTGGTGTCAT CCTTCTTGCTAACTCCTGGTGTTGTTCATTTCCTGTTTCTGACTGCCATTCACAGATCCTATGAGAGCTACTTTCAGTATTACTACAACAAACCCTACACTAGATATGGACCATATCTGATTGGCATCCTTGTGGGAATCTATATGACAACCAAAACTGGGCAGTTTGTGAGACATCGG TGGCAGGCCGTTCTGGGctggttctcctctctctcagtgatggGGGCTGTGGTGGGCCTGGCCTACAGTCTGAGGGAAGTTCCCCCGAGCCCCTCCCTGCCTCACGCACTGTACCAGGGTCTTCACCGCAGCCTGTGGGCCCTGGCTGTGGCCTGGATCATCCTGGCCTGTGAGGAGGGCTATGGAG GGTTTGTGGACAGGATTCTGTCTATGACTGTGTGGATTCCTCTGTCCAACATCAGCTTCGCCTGCTATCTCATCCACCCTATGCTTATTATTCTCTATAATGGCAAGCAGGAAACAGCCATTCACTACACTGACCTCAACTTTGTGAGTGCTTCCCATTTACCCTCCTAA